In a single window of the Massilia oculi genome:
- a CDS encoding undecaprenyl-diphosphate phosphatase produces the protein MDIALAIKAIIMGLVEGFTEFLPISSTGHLILAGELLNFTGVRETVFKIVIQLGAVLAVVWEYRERVMRLFSGLGSDPIQQRFARNVAIAFMPAAVAGVLFSATITELLFHPVPVAIALVVGGVIILWVEHRQRQRATPPRVETVDQMTALDALKVGFAQSFALIPGTSRSGSTIIGGMLFGLSRKAATEFSFFLAMPTMLGATVYSVVKEREALSMADFPLFGLGFVSAFIAAFLCVRWLLRYISSHDFTIFAWYRIVFGILVLVTAHFGLVNWSE, from the coding sequence ATGGATATTGCGCTCGCCATCAAGGCGATCATCATGGGCCTGGTCGAGGGCTTCACCGAATTTCTTCCGATTTCTTCCACCGGTCACCTGATTCTTGCGGGCGAACTGCTCAACTTCACGGGCGTCAGGGAAACGGTATTCAAGATCGTGATCCAGCTGGGGGCCGTGCTGGCTGTCGTCTGGGAGTACCGCGAGCGCGTCATGCGCCTGTTTTCCGGGCTGGGCTCGGATCCGATCCAGCAGCGCTTCGCGCGCAATGTCGCGATCGCCTTCATGCCGGCCGCCGTTGCCGGCGTGCTGTTCAGCGCCACGATCACCGAACTCCTGTTCCACCCGGTGCCGGTGGCGATCGCCCTGGTCGTGGGCGGCGTCATCATCCTGTGGGTGGAACACCGCCAGCGCCAGCGCGCGACGCCGCCGCGGGTCGAGACGGTCGACCAGATGACGGCGCTCGATGCCCTGAAGGTCGGCTTCGCCCAGTCCTTCGCCCTGATTCCCGGCACCAGCCGTTCGGGCTCGACCATCATCGGCGGCATGCTGTTCGGCCTGTCGCGCAAGGCGGCCACCGAGTTCTCGTTCTTCCTTGCCATGCCGACGATGCTTGGCGCTACGGTGTATTCTGTGGTCAAGGAACGCGAGGCACTGTCGATGGCCGACTTCCCGCTGTTCGGCCTCGGCTTCGTCTCGGCCTTCATCGCGGCCTTCCTGTGCGTGCGCTGGCTGCTGCGCTACATCAGCTCGCACGACTTCACGATCTTCGCCTGGTACCGTATCGTATTCGGTATCCTGGTGCTGGTAACCGCTCACTTTGGCTTGGTCAACTGGTCGGAGTAA
- the recQ gene encoding DNA helicase RecQ, with the protein MNPDIGADLGARALHVLETVFGYPAFRGQQGEIVEHVASGGDALVLMPTGGGKSLCYQIPALLRDGVGVVVSPLIALMQDQVDALEEVGVRAAFLNSTQSFEEAMRIERLVRSGEIDLVYVAPERLMTPRCLELFESSRISLFAIDEAHCVSQWGHDFRPEYIRLSILHERFPNVPRIALTATADQQTRAEIAHRLQLEDARQFVSSFDRPNIRYSIVEKTTGRKQLIDFISSEHPQDSGIVYCLSRKKVEETADFLNEHGIRAMAYHAGMEHTVRAANQARFLREENIVMVATIAFGMGIDKPDVRFVCHLDLPKSIEGYYQETGRAGRDGLPASAWMAYGLQDVVLQRRMIDESEADETFKRVLSMKLDAMLGLCETLSCRRMRLLDYFGERSGPCGNCDTCLVPPVSFDGTVPVQKLLSAIYRVDQRFAGGHVIDVLRGAQTERISQWHHDKLTVYGVGADRSEQEWRAILRQAIALGLVTVDHDAFSSLKLTDLARPVLKGEQKVQLRQYQKPVKAKRPSTSRSSYEETELSRDEQAIFDRLRSWRMGTAREHGVPAYVVFQDATLREIAKVKPSSIDQLRGVSGVGEKKLVSYGDEIVAIINEMS; encoded by the coding sequence ATGAATCCCGATATCGGCGCCGACCTCGGCGCGCGCGCTCTCCATGTGCTGGAGACGGTCTTCGGCTATCCCGCCTTCCGCGGGCAGCAGGGAGAGATCGTCGAGCACGTGGCCAGCGGTGGCGACGCGCTGGTCCTGATGCCGACCGGCGGCGGCAAGTCGCTGTGCTACCAGATTCCCGCCCTGCTGCGCGACGGCGTCGGCGTCGTCGTCTCTCCGCTCATCGCGCTGATGCAAGACCAGGTCGATGCGCTCGAAGAAGTCGGCGTGCGCGCGGCCTTCCTCAACTCGACCCAGAGCTTCGAAGAAGCCATGCGCATCGAGCGCCTGGTGCGCAGTGGCGAGATCGACCTCGTCTACGTGGCGCCCGAGCGCCTGATGACGCCGCGCTGCCTCGAGCTGTTCGAAAGCAGCCGTATCTCGCTGTTCGCCATCGACGAGGCCCACTGCGTCTCGCAATGGGGCCATGACTTCCGCCCCGAATACATCCGCCTGTCGATCCTGCACGAGCGCTTTCCCAACGTGCCGCGCATCGCGCTCACCGCGACCGCCGACCAGCAGACCCGGGCCGAGATCGCGCACCGCCTGCAGCTGGAAGACGCGCGCCAGTTCGTCTCGTCGTTCGACCGGCCCAATATCCGCTACTCGATCGTCGAGAAGACCACCGGCCGCAAGCAGCTGATCGATTTCATCAGCAGCGAGCATCCGCAGGATTCCGGCATCGTCTACTGCCTGTCGCGCAAGAAGGTCGAAGAGACGGCGGACTTCCTGAACGAGCACGGCATCCGCGCCATGGCCTATCACGCCGGCATGGAGCACACGGTACGCGCCGCCAACCAGGCGCGCTTCCTGCGCGAAGAGAACATCGTCATGGTGGCCACCATCGCCTTCGGCATGGGCATCGACAAACCCGACGTGCGTTTCGTCTGCCACCTCGACCTGCCCAAGAGCATCGAGGGCTATTACCAGGAGACGGGCCGCGCCGGCCGCGACGGCCTGCCGGCCAGCGCCTGGATGGCCTACGGCCTGCAAGACGTCGTCCTGCAGCGCCGCATGATCGACGAATCCGAGGCCGACGAAACCTTCAAGCGCGTGCTGTCGATGAAACTCGACGCCATGCTCGGACTATGCGAGACCTTGTCCTGCCGGCGCATGCGCCTGCTCGACTACTTCGGCGAGCGCTCCGGCCCCTGCGGCAACTGCGACACCTGCCTGGTGCCGCCGGTCAGCTTCGACGGCACGGTGCCGGTGCAGAAGCTGCTGTCGGCCATCTACCGGGTCGACCAGCGCTTCGCCGGCGGCCACGTGATCGACGTGCTGCGCGGCGCGCAGACCGAGCGCATCAGCCAGTGGCACCACGACAAGCTCACCGTGTATGGCGTCGGCGCCGACCGCAGCGAACAGGAATGGCGCGCCATCCTGCGGCAAGCGATCGCCCTCGGTCTGGTGACGGTCGATCACGACGCCTTCAGCTCCCTGAAACTGACCGACCTGGCGCGGCCCGTGCTCAAGGGCGAGCAGAAGGTGCAGTTGCGCCAGTACCAGAAGCCGGTCAAGGCCAAGCGTCCGTCCACCTCGCGCTCGAGCTACGAAGAAACCGAACTGTCGCGCGACGAACAGGCGATCTTCGACCGCCTGCGCTCGTGGCGCATGGGCACGGCGCGCGAGCACGGCGTGCCGGCCTATGTCGTGTTCCAGGACGCGACCCTGCGCGAGATCGCCAAGGTCAAGCCGTCCTCGATCGACCAGCTGCGCGGCGTGTCGGGCGTGGGCGAGAAGAAGCTCGTCTCGTATGGCGACGAGATCGTCGCCATCATCAACGAGATGAGCTGA
- a CDS encoding YkgJ family cysteine cluster protein, translating to MPASFQCRPQCGACCTAPSITSPIPGMPNGKPAGVRCVQLGEDERCRIFGQPERPVFCGGLQPSHEMCGDDRPQAIRWLSELERATAPACASS from the coding sequence ATGCCCGCCTCTTTCCAGTGCCGGCCGCAATGCGGCGCCTGCTGCACCGCGCCTTCGATCACCAGCCCGATTCCAGGCATGCCGAACGGCAAACCAGCTGGGGTGCGTTGCGTGCAACTGGGGGAGGATGAGCGCTGCCGCATCTTTGGTCAGCCGGAACGGCCTGTCTTCTGCGGCGGCCTGCAGCCGTCGCACGAGATGTGCGGCGACGATCGCCCGCAGGCGATCCGCTGGCTGAGCGAGCTGGAAAGGGCTACTGCACCTGCCTGCGCATCTTCCTGA